The genomic interval TTTTCACCAGTGTGATTGCGAATGTGTTTAACCAAACTTCTTTTGAGTGTGAAAGATTTCAAACAAGTTTCACATTTAAATGGTTTTGCCCTAGTGTGAAAACTCATATGTTTAACTAAACTACTTTGGACTGGGAACAGTTTGAAACAAATTTCGCATTCAAACGATTTTTCATTTGTGTGAATCTTTTTatgattgaataaataatttgattctgtgaaagattttgaacaaatttcacatttgaaaggCTTTTCAGTACTATGAATTCTCTTTGTGTGgcttattaaatttatttttctagtgAAAAATTTAGTGCAactgtcacatttgaatggcttctCCCCAGTGTGACAAAGCATATGTTGAACTAAGCTGCTTCGAACTGAGAACAATTtggaacaaatttcacattgataTGGTTTTTCGCCGGTGTGAATGCGCATGTGATGAACTAAATTTCGTTTGCAACTGAGCAATTTAGAACAAACTTTAcaagtaaatgtttttttgcCAGTGTGACTGCTCATGTGTCTGGCTAAACTAGTTTCAAGTGTAAACCGTTTGAAACAAgtttcacatttgaatggtttttcatTTGCATGAATTTTGTTGTGTTTAACTAAATCACTTAATTTTGCTAATAATTTAGAAcgaatttcacattttaatgatttttcttcTGTGTAATTGCACCAATTTCCGTCACTTTTCCTCAATTCCTGATGTTctacattgaaataattatttaagcTGACATCTTGTTTTAGATCATGttcaactatttcaatttttacattgtCCTTTAAATTTCTGAACACAGAAAGGTCAATTACTTGTTCCTCCTTTTTGCAACTCACatttttttggttgaatttctttttatttagcaatttcttctgttttacaCAATGATTTGTGAAAAAGTGGTGTAGTAATTCTATACGTTTCGTATATAAATGTCCACATAACCCACATATCATAATCCCAGTAATAGTATTTACTTTCCAGGGTTTCCAATTTTTTAGAAGTCCTGTAAGGAAGATTCAAGCTGGTTTTTAAAgagttcaaattttttatacaaaattaatcaaaaaattagatgATTATAACGTTTTAATGAGGGGGATGACAATAATAAAGCGAAATACATGGAACTTAACTTAAACCGTTATTGCATTAAATTGGAACCACTACTTTGTTCTTAATTCTCAAGAATTACAACTGGAATAATAATCTATATATTCTGATATTAAAAGTTATAATGAATTTgtaccaaaaattattacatggagttagaatataaaatttgaatcaaaatctaTGTAAGGGTTCATTTTAATAGCATTTGGGCTTCCAATCTCATATCTGATTTTATTCGATCTTAGCATTAACGATTTGTCATACTAATTAATAGTGCTAAAGAATGTGATACATATATACATAACTTAATAAGATTAATTGTAACttacttttaaattttcttctgaTGTTAGGCATGTCAAATCTATAAGACCCATATCCCTTCATTCCATTTGCGAGCTTAGATTCTTCCAATATTTGCACCATGTTTATATCCTCATCaatttcttgtttaattttcacattttgaaaaattacagtaTCCACTTCGTCACACAATTCTTGTTTTATATCCgtgttattaatttcatttttaaagaaGGTCTTAGGTGCTTCCTCATTTAATTCTTGTTTAATGTCTATATTCCACAATAAATCATTTTGGATATCGATTTCTTCCTTAACGAGTATTTGCTCCATATCTATTCTGTCTGAATGAtatgaatgaattaaataatgttattatttgGATAAAAACTAACAGAACTTTAAAATTGTATCAAtaacttcttttttaatatcagTTTGTCGCCTAAACAAGCAAGTCAACAATtcgttttgaaaatttcatttccttAACATtcattaaaaaccaataatgGCTAAATTAACTACTTAAGAATTAAACCGTACTTGTTTTCTTCTGTTCGGATTAGTCACTACTGAATTATAAAAgatagaattctaaaattttgtaTTGGGTAGTTCTTCGCTATAATTATTTTGGCTGAAAATGCCATCGAACCAGAAATTATACgcatattaaaataaacatagagccaaacataaaaatgaaaacacatTTGGACGTGATCTTGAAGACTATGCATCCATGTTTCTAACCTTTTCAATTTTACTAGTCTTTTTATCGGGCAGCATATAATCCCACGGTTTTTCAGCTTTAAACATTTTTGACATGGATTTGTTTAGTTATCttctctttaatattttttgaggaATCTGTTAACACAGTCGCAAATTATCTTGTGCTTTTTAGTTAGTAAGTTTTGGTATAGTTAAGAAACCGAAGAAGATTGGACATATGTCAAAGAATGACAGTTTGAAAACTAACATTAGTAAATACAGTAACAATACATCCAATCAAATGTAAATTAAAAcataatctcaaaaaaaataacagaacgCGGACTTATGGtagatttttcatttagtattttcgtgattttctaaatttcttatAACCACAGTAAAAGATATCCTTCTAAAAACCATTTTGTGACAGAAAAAACAGTGATGACAATATAATTAAAACTGTAGACGAATTTAAAAAGGTTATTCTATGATGTAGGGGTTATAAgattaaataacaataaactaAAATCTCCATACAAGTATGGGAAGAATTATCTGGATAAAATGTatgcaaaaaatgtttcatctGTATATGGTAACATAGCACGTTCTAAAttctaattaatgtttattcatttaatattaCGAAAAACATTTTACTGTACtacagtttaaatatttttttaataagtaaataaattttaactttcaaataatttgaaatctttTGGGTAATCGTAcgatatttatcaatatattttttcatttcttcatctCTCAACTGAAGCAAACTCTAAAACTTGTAACCTtacttcttctatttttattattattaaaaaaacgtcAACTATCACAGATCTGCCTAGATTTATAAGAATTTTGGCGTAACAAAATGGAGGTACATCATTTAATGACACTCAAATTGAGGTTAGATGGATTTGGTACAAGTACCATCAAATAAAGGACGTCACGCTGGGTAATTGAAAGGTAAATTAAATGCTTA from Diorhabda sublineata isolate icDioSubl1.1 chromosome 8, icDioSubl1.1, whole genome shotgun sequence carries:
- the LOC130447530 gene encoding zinc finger protein 883-like, which codes for MEQILVKEEIDIQNDLLWNIDIKQELNEEAPKTFFKNEINNTDIKQELCDEVDTVIFQNVKIKQEIDEDINMVQILEESKLANGMKGYGSYRFDMPNIRRKFKRLLKNWKPWKVNTITGIMICGLCGHLYTKRIELLHHFFTNHCVKQKKLLNKKKFNQKNVSCKKEEQVIDLSVFRNLKDNVKIEIVEHDLKQDVSLNNYFNVEHQELRKSDGNWCNYTEEKSLKCEIRSKLLAKLSDLVKHNKIHANEKPFKCETCFKRFTLETSLARHMSSHTGKKTFTCKVCSKLLSCKRNLVHHMRIHTGEKPYQCEICSKLFSVRSSLVQHMLCHTGEKPFKCDSCTKFFTRKINLISHTKRIHSTEKPFKCEICSKSFTESNYLFNHKKIHTNEKSFECEICFKLFPVQSSLVKHMSFHTRAKPFKCETCLKSFTLKRSLVKHIRNHTGEKPYYHCEVCYKSYTAKSSLVQHMFVHTGEKRFKCEICSKLYYRKSNLLKHIYTHSVRNDTEEKPDERPFKCDSCSKTFTKSSYLMKHKRSHTSEQRFKCEVCSKMFNYRSDLIRHVRVHTGEKPFKCDICSKTFTRSSYLTIHKRSHIGGQRFKCNTC